In one Novosphingopyxis iocasae genomic region, the following are encoded:
- a CDS encoding DUF389 domain-containing protein has protein sequence MRQLALTVSPDEAAATVKAAQAHGLTLFAQFDARARNEARQVLILEAPNGRIEDFLAEVEDRTDLSAMFAPQGIISLRPPASEPESQMLDIQPRSPLEVFLSALQSIGSWPGFLGYAIVGGVIVWIGLFTESIFLLVAAMLIAPFAGPAMALAIATARGDANLLARSLSRYVAALAASIATAYLLSLAFDQQIATELMIETSMRSTVSLLLPLAAGVAGALNLVQSERSSLVSGAATGMLVAAALAPPAGLIGMGLAIDQMDIVLSSLWALGIQIVGINLAGCVVFRIYGMRTKGARYPRGKGWISIVSLGSSIAAMAALVTLQFSNVPQFQQSSISQRVSALVVEELDRSPTIRLVTVNSHFTRSRQRGDNPVWVTVQVQAALDDREASAVADRIEKRVESEFPITALVDLTAKN, from the coding sequence ATGCGACAGCTTGCCTTAACTGTTTCACCGGATGAGGCTGCTGCAACCGTCAAGGCCGCTCAAGCCCATGGATTGACCCTGTTCGCGCAATTCGATGCTCGCGCGCGAAACGAGGCGCGGCAGGTGCTGATCCTGGAAGCGCCAAACGGGCGGATCGAAGACTTTCTCGCCGAAGTCGAGGACAGGACGGATTTGAGCGCGATGTTCGCCCCACAGGGCATAATTTCGCTGCGCCCGCCAGCATCGGAGCCCGAGAGCCAGATGCTGGACATACAGCCGCGCAGTCCGCTCGAGGTCTTTCTCAGTGCGTTACAAAGCATCGGATCGTGGCCGGGTTTTCTCGGCTACGCGATCGTGGGCGGCGTGATCGTCTGGATCGGTCTATTTACCGAAAGTATATTCCTGCTTGTGGCCGCGATGCTAATTGCACCCTTTGCCGGGCCGGCGATGGCGCTCGCGATCGCGACTGCTCGCGGAGATGCGAACTTGCTTGCCCGCTCGCTCTCGCGCTACGTCGCAGCGCTCGCCGCTAGCATTGCGACCGCCTACCTGCTCAGTCTGGCGTTCGACCAGCAGATTGCGACCGAGCTCATGATCGAAACCAGCATGCGGTCGACAGTCTCGCTGTTGCTTCCCCTCGCGGCAGGCGTGGCAGGCGCACTCAATCTTGTTCAGTCGGAACGCAGCAGCCTGGTCAGCGGCGCTGCCACGGGCATGCTGGTCGCGGCCGCCTTGGCACCACCTGCCGGCCTTATCGGCATGGGATTAGCGATCGACCAGATGGACATCGTCCTTTCCAGCCTGTGGGCGCTTGGGATCCAGATCGTCGGAATAAATCTCGCGGGCTGCGTGGTCTTTCGCATCTACGGCATGCGAACCAAAGGCGCGCGCTATCCGCGGGGCAAGGGGTGGATTTCGATCGTGTCGCTTGGCAGCAGCATCGCGGCGATGGCAGCGCTTGTGACCCTACAGTTTTCGAATGTCCCCCAATTCCAGCAATCCTCCATCTCGCAGCGGGTTTCCGCCTTGGTGGTGGAAGAGCTCGACCGGTCGCCGACGATCCGGCTCGTAACTGTCAATTCGCACTTCACCCGCTCGCGCCAGCGGGGAGACAATCCGGTATGGGTCACGGTTCAAGTGCAGGCCGCGCTCGACGACCGAGAAGCGTCCGCGGTCGCGGACCGGATCGAGAAAAGAGTGGAAAGTGAATTTCCCATTACCGCATTGGTAGATCTGACAGCGAAAAACTAG
- a CDS encoding Crp/Fnr family transcriptional regulator, whose amino-acid sequence MAEIILAGERRLTNTFVERLSRCASLSERDVAALERICANTRRYPAQQDLIREGDPPGPLYVFLEGWGCRYKMLPEGGRQVLAVMMPGDFCDMHTGLLNEMDHSIAAVTFSQVAIIDRVEMQALIESHPAIAKACWLQQLIDLGVARSWIASLGRRDATERLAHLMCELFFRACGNSEDGQWQCRMPLSQILLADALGLTPAHVSRVLRKLRSAGVMELIDDELVIADVDKLMEIAGFDHHYLQSKLRQLRPELHNSVG is encoded by the coding sequence ATGGCCGAGATCATTCTAGCAGGAGAGCGGCGGCTTACGAACACGTTCGTCGAACGGCTGAGCCGTTGCGCTAGCTTGTCGGAGCGGGACGTGGCGGCGCTCGAGCGGATTTGCGCCAACACCCGGCGCTATCCCGCACAGCAGGATCTGATCCGCGAAGGCGATCCGCCGGGTCCGCTCTACGTCTTTCTCGAAGGGTGGGGTTGCCGCTACAAGATGCTGCCCGAGGGCGGGCGGCAGGTTCTGGCCGTGATGATGCCGGGCGACTTTTGCGACATGCACACCGGCCTGCTGAACGAGATGGATCACAGCATTGCCGCGGTGACCTTCTCGCAGGTGGCGATCATCGACCGGGTGGAGATGCAGGCGCTGATCGAAAGCCACCCCGCCATCGCCAAGGCATGCTGGCTCCAGCAACTGATCGATCTGGGCGTCGCGCGCTCCTGGATCGCGAGCCTGGGCCGCCGCGACGCCACCGAGCGCCTGGCGCATCTGATGTGCGAGCTTTTCTTCCGCGCCTGCGGCAATAGCGAGGATGGCCAGTGGCAATGCCGAATGCCGCTGAGCCAGATCCTCCTGGCCGACGCGCTCGGCCTGACGCCGGCGCATGTCAGCCGGGTCCTGCGCAAGCTCCGATCGGCCGGCGTAATGGAGCTGATCGACGATGAACTGGTGATCGCGGACGTCGACAAGCTCATGGAAATAGCCGGGTTCGATCATCATTATCTGCAAAGCAAACTCAGACAGCTTCGACCCGAATTGCATAATTCCGTCGGCTAG